A DNA window from Theobroma cacao cultivar B97-61/B2 chromosome 5, Criollo_cocoa_genome_V2, whole genome shotgun sequence contains the following coding sequences:
- the LOC18598969 gene encoding uncharacterized protein At3g50808, producing the protein MRGNSLVRDLPWLKPLLQTEFYRSCECKSSKQCNFYCRDCMGSPFCENCNNDPHKHEGHGSLQVYKSSSRPGIRIRGIKNLMDVSDIQPYLCNSFKLVYIHRKRKQEHESRINGRKGDKCEACGYELQCSTSKFCSIECKVNGVTDVEEETSTEEVHATATTRPTCQPLAQADPNSFRKRKRKGIPQRSPFL; encoded by the exons GAAACTCACTAGTAAGAGATTTGCCATGGCTAAAACCATTGTTGCAAACTGAATTCTACAGGTCATGTGAATGTAAGAGCTCAAAGCAGTGTAATTTTTACTGTAGAGATTGCATGGGATCACCATTCTGTGAAAATTGCAATAACGACCCTCATAAACATGAAGGGCATGGAAGTCTCCAA GTGTACAAATCTTCAAGCAGGCCAGGGATTAGGATTCGTGGCATAAAGAATTTGATGGATGTTTCGGATATCCAACCTTATCTCTGCAATTCTTTTAAGCTTGTATACATtcatagaaaaagaaagcaagagcATGAAAGTCGCATTAATGGTCGAAAGGGTGACAAGTGTGAAGCCTGTGGCTATGAACTACAATGTTCCACATCAAAGTTTTGCTCAATTGAATGCAAA GTCAATGGAGTGACGGATGTGGAGGAGGAAACAAGCACTGAAGAGGTTCATGCAACTGCGACTACTCGTCCCACTTGTCAGCCTCTTGCTCAAGCCGACCCTAATTCTttcaggaaaagaaaaagaaaagggattCCTCAAAGGTCTCCCTTCCTTTAG